One window of Papaver somniferum cultivar HN1 chromosome 9, ASM357369v1, whole genome shotgun sequence genomic DNA carries:
- the LOC113309736 gene encoding protein INVOLVED IN DE NOVO 2-like — MSSDEDSDISESEIDDYGDKEYELMKNGKHKVKFGENVFRCPFCQGKKKRDYLYKDIMQHATGIASSHSKSAKHKANHLGLSKYLETELAPVVVQAQPEVEADPPAERNRDELFVYPWMGVVANLPTEWKDGKYVGESGSKLRDQFIRQGFNPVKVQPLWNYRGHSGFAIVIFNKDWPGFHNAMSFEKYFEADHHGKRDWYAKKHYGTSLYGWVARDDDYDAGNIVAEHLRKNGDLKTTADIVAEEERKTNKLVSKLANDIEVKSMKMKEIECKYNETNLSLSNLMNQNDKLHQKYNDEILKMQQTAKNHFQRICQEHSKVKSELDTQRKELERRRAELEKREVQNETERNKLAEEKLQNATKNSSLEMANVEQKKADENVLKLAEDQKREKENLHSRILALEKQLDAKQALELEIERLKGNLNVLKHMGGDNADEAFNKKMDEMSKNLEEKEGELESLEDLNQALVVKERKSNDELQEARKELITGLRDISTGRALIGVKRMGELDNKPFHEACKRKYGSGSDEATLMCSAWEEYLRDPDWHPYKIIKVGNSHQEIINEDDEKLKGLRRDFGEDVYTAVSTALMEMNEYNPSGRYIVPELWNFKENRKATLKEVVAFILKQWKSSKRKRT, encoded by the exons ATGAGCTCTGATGAAGATTCAGACATTAGCGAGTCTGAGATTGATGATTATGGAGACAAGGAGTATGAATTGATGAAGAATGGGAAACACAAAGTCAAATTCGGAGAGAATGTCTTCCGCTGTCCATTTTGTCAAGGGAAAAAGAAGCGAGACTACCTCTACAAGGATATCATGCAGCACGCTACTGGGATAGCGAGTTCTCATAGTAAGAGTGCTAAACACAAGGCAAACCACTTGGGATTGTCTAAATATCTGGAGACGGAGCTAGCACCAGTAGTGGTTCAAGCTCAGCCTGAGGTTGAGGCTGATCCACCTGCTGAGCGGAACCGTGATGAACTTTTTGTCTATCCTTGGATGGGTGTTGTTGCGAACCTTCCTACTGAATGGAAAGATGGAAAATACGTAGGAGAAAGTGGTTCTAAGCTAAGAGACCAGTTCATAAGGCAAGGGTTTAATCCTGTGAAGGTGCAGCCTCTTTGGAACTATCGTGGTCATTCAGGTTTTGCTATTGTAATTTTTAACAAAGACTGGCCTGGGTTTCACAATGCCATGTCATTTGAGAAGTACTTTGAAGCGGATCATCATGGGAAGCGAGATTGGTATGCAAAGAAGCACTATGGGACTAGTCTATATGGCTGGGTGGCACGAGATGATGACTACGATGCTGGAAATATTGTTGCTGAACACCTGAGAAAAAATGGGGACCTAAAAACTACCGCTGATATTGTGGCTGAAGAAGAGAGAAAGACGAATAAACTTGTCTCTAAGTTGGCAAATGATATTGAAGTCAAAAGTATGAAAATGAAAGAAATCGAGTGCAAATACAATGAAACCAATCTATCTCTGAGTAACTTGATGAATCAGAACGATAAGCTTCATCAAAAATACAATGATG AAATCTTAAAGATGCAACAGACCGCGAAGAATCATTTCCAGAGGATCTGCCAGGAGCACAGTAAAGTCAAGTCAGAGTTGGACACTCAAAGGAAGGAGCTCGAGCGTCGTAGAGCAGAACTAGAAAAGCGTGAGGTCCAGAATGAAACTGAGCGGAACAAACTAGCCGAGGAAAAATTACAG AATGCCACTAAGAATAGCTCTCTTGAAATGGCTAATGTGGAGCAAAAGAAGGCAGATGAAAATGTGCTTAAGCTAGCAGAAGACCAGAAG AGAGAGAAGGAAAACTTGCATAGTAGAATACTTGCTTTAGAGAAGCAATTGGATGCAAAACAAGCTTTGGAGCTGGAAATTGAGCGGTTGAAGGGGAATTTAAATGTGCTGAAGCACATGGGAGGAGATAATGCGGACGAGGCATTCAACAAAAAGATGGATGAAATGTCTAAGAACTtggaagagaaagagggagaattGGAAAGTCTTGAAGATCTTAACCAGGCTCTAGTAGTGAAGGAGCGTAAAAGCAATGATGAGCTACAAGAAGCTCGTAAAGAACTCATCACT GGACTGAGAGATATATCAACTGGTCGTGCTCTCATTGGGGTCAAAAGAATGGGGGAGCTTGATAACAAACCATTCCATGAAGCATGTAAGAGGAAATATGGCAGTGGAAGTGATGAAGCTACACTGATGTGCTCTGCCTGGGAAGAATACCTTAGAGATCCGGACTGGCACCCTTACAAAATCATCAAAGTGGGAAATAGTCATCAG GAGATTATAAACGAAGATGATGAGAAGTTAAAGGGTCTGAGAAGAGATTTTGGTGAGGATGTTTACACTGCTGTCTCCACTGCCCTCATGGAGATGAACGAATATAACCCTAGTGGAAGGTACATTGTTCCAGAATTGTGGAACTTCAAGGAGAACAGAAAGGCTACTCTGAAAGAAGTGGTCGCATTCATTCTTAAGCAGTGGAAGAGCTCTAAGCGCAAGAGGACTTAA